A stretch of DNA from Micromonospora sp. WMMD1155:
GCGGCGTGGAAGGCCAAGCACGACGGTTCGCCGACGACCTACGCCCTCGCCTCGTACGACGCGGCTGCGGTGCTGGACCGGGCGATCGGCGCCGCCGGGGACGACCCGACCCCGGAGGCGATCAACACGGCCATCGGCGAACTCGGCCAGATCGCCAGCCCGCGCGGCACCTGGCAGTTCTCCACCAGCACCCACTCGCCGGTGCAGAAGTGGTACCTGCGGCAGGTCCGTCAGGACGGGCGGGCGCTGTCCAACACCGTCGTGGGTGACCTCGCGACCGTCGGCCGGTGATGGCGGTGGCGGCCGGCACGAACCGGATCGACCCGTACCTGATCCCGGCGCTGGACGGAGTCGCCTACGGGCTGCTCGTGTTCGTCGCCGCGTCCGGCCTGGTCTTCTGCTTCGGCGTCGCCAACATCCTCAACCTGGCGCACGGCATGCTCTACGCGATCGGCGGTTACACCGCCGCGGCGCTGCTCGACGGCGGTTGGGCGAGTCTGGCGTTGGCGCTGGGGGTCGGCGTGCTGGCCGCCGCCGCGGCGGGGGTGCTCCTCGCCGGCCTGCTCACACCGGTCGCCACCGGTAACCACCTGGGTCAGGCGCTGCTGACGTTCGGCGTGGCGTTGGCCGGCGGCAGCCTGCTCGTCGCCGGTTTCGGTCCCGACGACCCACAGGTCCAGGTGCCCGCCGCCCTGGAGGGCTCGGTGGTGGTCGCCGGTCACCGCTATGCCGCGTACCGGCTGGTCTTCATCGTCGTCGCGGCGGTGATCGCCGTCGCGCTCTACCTGATGGTGCGACGGACCAGGGCCGGGATGCTGGTCCGCGCGGCCGTC
This window harbors:
- a CDS encoding branched-chain amino acid ABC transporter permease, which encodes MAVAAGTNRIDPYLIPALDGVAYGLLVFVAASGLVFCFGVANILNLAHGMLYAIGGYTAAALLDGGWASLALALGVGVLAAAAAGVLLAGLLTPVATGNHLGQALLTFGVALAGGSLLVAGFGPDDPQVQVPAALEGSVVVAGHRYAAYRLVFIVVAAVIAVALYLMVRRTRAGMLVRAAVDDAEMVACLGVSPARIRAGVLAAAGALAGAAGVLGAPIIGPGTDTADTVLLLSLVVVVLGGLGSMGGTLLAALAIGEIQTLGVALLPSAAPFLLFAAMAAVLAVRARGLAGRWRTT